Within the Dermacentor silvarum isolate Dsil-2018 chromosome 8, BIME_Dsil_1.4, whole genome shotgun sequence genome, the region gctccttagggtgtgggtcgttcccgcctcctctgtagtagtagtagtggtagtagtagtagtagtagtagtagtagtagtagtagtagtagtagtagtagtatgtagcgacctgtagttttatgaagtgttcactagatggcgttccggttccacttccggttccggttccactttgcgcgcgttcggtgcgaacgcgggcaaaacgccgacggcgtcgacaacagttctgcgcgttgctggtgctgctgcgtgtccaagtttatacagctgataaaactaccttgagtcgaccccatggctgcttcgcatactactcagggttcccctacgggaagatggtgtaattttctctctcgttcccgacgcgcgctctctttatctttcgtccgtagctgtggtttacccgaatgatccccgttgcttcgcccactcatcatcattcacttcgtggatatgctgtgatttttattgcgatagcaattatatggacactccaaagcagatttctgccgtcggcgtcgccgtcgccgttgccgtcgccgtgaggttccgtatgacgtcaatggagatgaaatcgtcgccgcgcggtggtaagtggttcttgagggaaagggaaaggttggcgctatcttctgcagcccttgagggagcacggctcagcgccaacgccgcgccgccgaacgctgtatgtgcgagtgaaagggcgcgagagacgcgcgcttttacggggagtgaacgcacggcggagaacaaacgcgcgttctgtgccgtgctcccttaagggctgcagaagtaggcgtctctttcctcctttacaatcaccatatatgtagagcaaacgcgccttcttctgacgcacgaaaggccgcgggggggggggggggggggggcagggaagggaggcgacgtttagctgcggcaccaagtgcctatttatatcagaggctccggcaacagtcaccaacgccgcaagcattttgtgcgaacgcgggcaaaacgccgacggcgtcgacaacagtgctgtgtgttgccggtgctgctgcatgtccaagtttgtacagcggataaaactactatccttactccgtatagctacagtgtaccttctagtacactgtagtatagctctctactaagttgctatcgcaattgatgtttcgcctttcgggtgaaactgcgacaacttttttgataTAGCTGACGTTGGCATCAGAGATGCATGCGAACATGGTTTGAACACCAGACTGCTACGCCTGCGGCGCCACGGGATTGACCACTACGGAATCAGTATCTGCACTGCCATTCGAGCCGATGAATACACGTTCAAGCCCACGTCTTATCGCTCATAACCACTGCAGTCACTCTGGTAATCTTTGAGGTTTCCCACAAATAATTCATCGTTTTCATATTAACGAGAAAATCAGAAAATGGTTTCGTAAACCACTTCGGCAGCACAGAAAGCCTTTTAGCTCAATATCTCCCAGGCAAAGTCCTTTGAAGGTAAAAACGCGATGTTGAAAGTCATATTTGGCAAGGACGCGCTTTTTGAGGGcataaaaaaaagcgtcgacgtCGACCCTAATTTGCGAGAGAAATGGCATTGCGTGAATGTCTCCGTGTAGATGCGATGCGGTTGTTGAGATACTTACAGTGACCCAAGATGACGTCAAGGACgtttcactgaagagcggcacatacaccCAGTGCCACAATCGAGTGTATGACGGTCGCCTTCGGACCCTGAGTACCCGTGTccaaatcccgcctcgccaaaaAAGTTTATattgatttctttctctctctctctctgtctctcttttggagaattccattgggagaacaggagcactgaaaagcacgctgaaagtgctcgttccagaggcgacgtgtttcagtggtcgaacaggagtgcgagagccgtcatccagtggtagaacaagagcagtttcgttgcgccgagagcagccgggagcagtgcGGACTGCTCCATctctcgccgtcgccgtcgccatgaggttccgtatgacgtcaatggagatgaaatcgccgccgcgcgccgccgaacgctgtatgtgagagtgaaaaggcgcgagggacgcgcgctttcacgaggagtgaactcacggcggagaacaaacgcgcgttctgcgccgtgctcccttaagggctgcagaagtaggcgtctcttctttacaatcaccatatatgtagagcaaacgcgccttcttccgacgcgcgaaagacaggggggggggggggggggggggggggggggaagggaggcgacgtttagctgcggcaccaagtgcctatttatatcagaggttctgcgtgttgccggtgctgctgcatgtccaagcttatacagctgataaagctactatcattactccgtatagctctctacaaatttagGTTATACCTACGTAATTTGTTTTCCAAACTTCGTTGAGTCTTAGTATTTTGCAAAAAGTTAACATACAATGAAATGCAGTTGAGCACCGCGTGCATGCCTTTCATCGCGATGCCGCAGCAGCAGGCATTAGAGAAACAGGTACCGTCAGTTGCTAGtagaaattttattgcgatagcaattatatggacactcaaaagcagatttctgccgtcggcgtcgccgtcgccgtcgccgtgaggttccgtatgacgtcatttggagaagaaatcgtcgccgcgcgccgaacgctgtatgtgcgagtgaaagggcgcgaggggcgcgtctttcacggggagtgaacgcacggcagagaacaaacgcgcgttctgtgccgtgctcccataagggctgcagaagtaggcgtctcttttctcctttacaatcaccatatatgtagagcaaacgcgccttcttcagacgcgtgagaggccgtgggggagggggagggaagggaggcgacgtttagctgcggcaccaagtgcctatttatatcagaggctccagcaacagtcaccaacgccgcacgcattttgagctaacgcgggcaaaacgccgatggcgtcgataacagttctgcgtgttgttgcttaccaaagccgctcaccttacttcgtatggcattgctgtgttgctatcgcattcattgcttcgcccttagggcgcaactgtgacattttttattttaaaatatcgccgcatatccacgaagtgaatcatgatgagtggggcgaagcactGGGAATCGTTACACCGTAAAATCACCGTTGACATTGCCCCACTCGGGCTTGTAAACGCGTGACAACgcggtgtacagtatatacaatgtgttttattgcgatagcaattatatggacactccaaagcagatttctgccttcggcgtcgtcgtcaccgtcgccgtgaggttccgtatgacgtcaacggcgatgaaatcgtcgccgcgctccagcaacaccctctagaaaaatatgaaggccttagttcttttccctttccactcgcgctacgtcagcagatggggcggacgcatgaggcggcgagcgcgttttgcggttttgcccgtcgccgcgacacgacgcatccgcgcgtccgcatcgcgctggtgcgcgttgatcgcgcgtctccagaaactcattccccggcgcgtatgtacagtcgtacatctcttcgctgttcagtcggacgtgttttcctcgctgtgaaaagaatcccgccgcgatgccgtgcaaatgctgtgtacctcgatgccgcggaaactacacgggggacacgaaggtgcacgtcttcaagttcccgagagatcaagctctaagggacgcttggattcgcgctgtgccacgggaaaacctcacggtcaccgaacattccagggtaagtttttttatttaggtgttagttaattgaaagaatataaacgtacatgtgtaagtggctcatgagccgcatgtttgtgtgacctgtagccgtcggtttgctgattggagcgtattttttttctaggtatgtgaacttcatttcatggacgaggacattattcgagacgcgacgcatacagatcaagcaactggccgcgtaatgacagtgccgctatctcatgtgcgccttcgcccagacgctgtaccgtcgaagttcccgaatcattcgagctacttgtccagaaagaccgcgaggagggaagatcctgactccaagcgcgcgcgaatagagaatgcagcccttcagaaagccatcgctgaatccaacgaggcatttatcagagcacgcgaggaggataaagtcaacagtgtgagcgaacttgccaaccacttaaggagccaagggatgaagttctgggatgttatcgaaagaaatgaaaggcttcttctcattcacattgtcgacgatgaagcaccgtggttgaaatactctgtttgcgtgaaaggagatttgagcgtgacactacacgttatgaaaacggccgtaaaaaagctcggtgcaaatctctgcgttcccgaaatcgctaacagtaaaaggggtatggtggaactcctggaaggcatcgagaagtgggactgtgacctgatgtccaactcagtcgccgaaatttgcgaggctgtttgtttactgcttgatcagctttgcacgtcccaagcagaagatgacgccaactgtattcaatttctgaaagagcaagtcaccttgcacctatcgaaaaaacagcgcaggcgctactctgctgatttcatgatgttttgctgtattgttttcactatatcgccccatgcatacgcgttcatacgtagccatggaagcatcaccttgccgcatcctatgacgataagatcagtgtgctcgtcttatggtatgagtcctcaacaagagcatcagagtgaaacattcctcagctacatgacaacaagaatttctgacctgaaagatgaccagcgctttgtcacagttatggttgatgaaatacatataaaaccttactttgactacaaaggaggcaatattaccggcgctgcaattaatagaaatgaagctgctaactgtgcgctcgttttcatggtgcgcagcgtgacgtgtaaattcaaagaagttgcgcacatcgtgccggtgcaccgagtagaggcggagttcctgcaaaagacgcttaaagacgtgatttgtgggctggaaaagattgggtaccgggttatgtgcgtcgtcagcgacaacaactctgtgaacagaaaagcgatgtcacttttcgaatcacctccgtgtaacagaattgtgtaccaacatccatcagacccttcaaggccgctgttcttcgttatagacccagtgcacattctaaaatgcatacgaaataactggatcaatcagaagaatgaccaaatttgtttctacttcccggagatccaaggagacacaccagaatcagagcgaatgcaaacagcgtcatttgcaacaatcagggaccttcacagcaaagagtgtgaccagctgttgaaatatggctatgggctgtcaagaaaagccctctacccttcgagtcttgaaaggcaggacgtaaagcttgctttacaaatcttcaatgactatttaccagaggcgttacgtgctcttggagcaaagcacaacctattctctttcgaggccacggctacattcgtcgagatcatactcaagtggtggaaaattgtaaacgtcaaaactccatggaagggagaaaggcttagagatcacttccaacaaccagtgctttccattgataacgatccaaaaattgacttcttgcacatgtttctgaagtggctggatgagtggaagaacaaaggttttgacaacggtactctgacaaaggagactcacgctgctctcgaacacaccacctatgcgcttgttgagctcgctaggtacagcttcgaagagcttggaatgtcatatgtcctttttgggaagattcagacagactgccttgaagatcggtttggaaagtataggcagctggcaggtgcgcaatatcacatctccatcaggcagatatatgaagtcgaaaacaagctgcgcctgcagagcaccttgcctacagtttcccctgaccagcactgggaatgtgtccgaaagcaagtcgaggcattgcttcccagcagcaacgttgttgttaccagccaggctcttacgaagatgcaggacgtcgtcccagtcctcgtctacgttgcaggttatgcagtatacgggacccttaaaaagttgaagtgcgagcaatgcagggactcgttgaccgtggacaagaagatcacagtctctgccacaaacgaacattatggtcttgtgaagcagctggaccgaggaggtttagtttatccatcaatgtttgcacttaacgcagttgctcatagctacgttgtagtagagcagctcgctacagagccagcactgcttatgATGCCTGAACAACGCCAGGTGGTAACGAAAATGACGCTACAATTGCTAGCTAGTGAAGAGCAGTCCGACTTCGATACGTGTGAGAATGGCCACACAGTTGAATTAGTGCTTAAACACATCCTGCGgtgcagcaccaacattctgctaaagaacttttgtaggaagctgaacgacaaacttctcgacgctgccgataaatcaaaaaaaaaaggaaagccacaactctcgaggccaaataactgcatgcattgcttctaatataaagccagcacaaaaagaaactgggcttcgtaaataaatgttttgctgctacagttttctggcgttctattcttttttaaatgcatgcatgcttgttcttgcagaaaaaaaaatgtttccgcgcaatgcacctgcgagacaacctctcttgaacagcgttccatatcttttttttttttcaatccgccccatcgtgtgacgtcacgcgaagagagctaaggccttcatatttttctagagggtgttggctccggacgctgtatgtgcgagtgaaagggcgcgagggacgtgcgctttcacggggagcgaacgcatgtcggagagcaaacgcgcgttctgcgccgtgctccctgaagggctgcagaattaagcgtcaaAACACGCCTccgcgtgttttgacgtgtttatcggacgccggcctacaattaaacataaagaagtgccgatttgctgcacggaAACTCACGATCcttggctatgtcgtatccaaggacggaattctccccgaccccgacaaacttcgcaccgttgccgaattccccaagccaacgtccattaaagaattgcgcagttttctcggtctatgctcatacttcagacgcttcattcggaatttcgccgccatcatattgcccctgacgaagctcctagggagcaacgggctcctcacctcgtggtcatcagagtgcgacgaggcgttcacgagtcttcgtcgtttgctgacttcccccccaattttgcgccactaccacccgacggcccctacagaggtccacacagatgccagcggtgttggccttgttgctgtcctcgcgcaacgcaagcaagggttccctgagtatgtcgtcgcttatgccagccgaacgcttacgaaagccgagagcaattacaccgtgacagaaaaagaatgtctcgcgatcatctgggctcttactaagttccggccatatttgtatggccgcccatttgatgtcatcacggaccaccacgcactatgttggctggcgtcattgaaagatccgtccggtcgtcttgcacgttgggcgcttcgcctgcaagattacgacatccgcgtactctaccgcggCGGACGACaacactcggacgccgatgccctctcgcgctctcccttggctgacaacaatatatctcagttgactgtgtcttccatcgaccttcgcaccatcgcttccgagcagcgcaaggacccctggattgcgtcgatgataggctggctctctgatccatcgaccaggtcaacatCCCGCGCGTTGCGCcatcaagctcaccatttcgccattcgcgacgacctgcttcaccagcccaattacagctccgacggccgccagtggttgttagtagtgcctcgcagcctgcgtcccgaaatatgcgcagctttccacgccgatccccagtgtgcccactctggcgttttcaagacttaccagcgccttcaacagcggtactactggcgagggatgtacagctacgttcaaaagttcgtacgctcttgtcccgattgccagcgccggaaatcttcacctcgcctctctccagctgggctgcaacctttaccttgccccacccggccctttgggcgcgtcggtatagatttgtacgggccccttctcatgacatcggctggaaaccgctgggccattgtggcggttgaccaccttacgcgatacgctgaaactgcggcgcttccggcagctacagctcgtgacgttgcctccttcctgcttcgtcgattcatcctacgtcatgggccaccccaggagctgctcagtgaccgcggacgtgtcttcctctccgaagtagttgaagctattctcaaagagtgccacgttgttcatcgcacaacaacagcgtaccatcctcaaaccaatggactcacggaacggttcaaccattcgctcggcgacatgctctcaatgtacgtctcctccgaccacagaaactgggacgccattctgcccttcgtcacctacgcgtacaataccgctacgcagagcactactggtttttcaccatatttcttattgtatggccggcacccatcgcacaccatcgacacaatgctaccataccggcccgacgcatctgaatgtgcgcccatttctgatacggtgagacatgtcgaagagtgccgcgacctcgcccgggcttttacctccaatgaccaagagcgccagaagcaCACTCGCGgggacaccacctctgcgcccacctttcttcctggagcgcttgtgtggctctcagttccttccgcggcacctggtctgtcttccaagttaatgcctaagtatgaaggtccctaccgcatcgtcgagcgtgcatcacccgtcaactatgtgattgagcccgttgaaccctcttccgacatgcgccgtcgcggacgcgacattgtcaacgtcgagcgcctcaagccatattattgcgatagcaattatatggacacttgaaccggatttctgccgtcggcgtcgtcgtcgtcgtcgccgtcgccgtcgccgtcgccgtgacgttccctatagataaaatcttcgccgcgcgccgtatgcccgagaggaagcgtgcggagacgcgcgctatcacggagagcgaacgcactctatctcccacgcgcaagcaaggaagcaggaagccagcgccggagggagcaaggggggggggggggggcgcacttctctgccaacaaccgcgctcgtcgctcgctcgcaccgtctcttatctccacacggctctgacctttaagtgcattcgccgctcagtttccgttgaagcgatagaccgcacgtaccttcgcccgctgcggcgtatgcttgctgccagcgttttgacagtcgttgtctgctgtcattcagtgtgatctcttcgtgtttgtgcgcgctcacaccacgcttgttcattcagttcgtaatagtcgggccacattttccaacgcacgctacacacgcaatgctgcccggatcggcagtgcagcgctacaggtgtgtcccttcgcacgcgctgcccacgggaagcgcttctcatcaacaccaccgtttcacacgcgccttctcgtggtcatcgaatctctcttcatgtcggtctacttacgccgcagcacacctgcttacttaatcagctcatgtttactacaattcatattgctaccaaagccgctcaccttacttcgtatgacattgctgtgttgctatcgcattcattgcttcgctgttagggcgaaactgtgacattttttatgatcccctaatagtgacgaactgttaggtcgccggacggctccctttttcgtccccggggtaattgtagggaagaagagggacgatgcagtggggcatctttaccagcgctgtctagtgggtcagtctctccagcgcatcgctcggactacgccgctcgcgctcgcggttccctgaactgatcggacggtcagccctaacgcttgcgtgcaataaacgcctttacaaaataaataaataaatgatagtGCGTTACACTGTTTATAAACACGTTGAATAGTATATATGTATCAACCATGAAGCAGCAACTGAAGGGCCAGTTGCATTTGCTTTGTTTAAACAATTCGTACGAAAGATGCATACAATCGGCGCATTTGCTGTTTTCTCCTTCGATTCACCTTTGGCGTCACTTATACGTCATGCTTTCGCACCTTTGCACGTGAGTGATGTGACACGCAACAATAAGTAAGCACAAACAAGGGTGAACAAATGACAGATGAGTTGGTTCTATTTAGGACAATTAACAGCGGTGCTGTTTAAgacagccataatttgtggttggtatcaagaaactatcatcatcagcaatgaagaaagaaataaaataaaataaactttcttgcacgggctcgggcttacccaaaagtccgggcctggcccggtccgtgggccgggccgggccgggtagggcagttttgtcacgggctcgggctgggctcgggcatggcatgtgctttttgacccgggcccgggtcgggctcgggtattttgacgcgggcccttGGCCgagctcggactttctggtggtgtgcatgcaacgtgcagtgagttatcctcgcgcgtctcgactctgaaaaaacTGTTGCcgcggcgcagctggaagctagcagtgctactcctgtgtacttcccttttcttcttccgtcgtattttgcgctattggaacagaatgtaaaagtccagaaagaccgaagtcgcctcaaaccaaaggatgtcattgtattccttacctaaatcagtgtaattaatgctttcagcgcggtgcaagcgcgttcgcgacttgctgattattcaaaggcgaattgttaaaacgatgactggtaagataagataattcgtcacgcggctgaaatatggcactgcgtccatccatgattgcacgcatgttctcaaccggtccgcctagcagcagcgcattacgctgcaccatggaggaacgagaagctttctttctccatttactccatccatgcgctgcgctcacgaccggtcgtggctgtgcttcAGCTATAGTGTAGTAGAAagcggttgagtgggacgagcggctagggAGGAGCAtgttttgcagtgaggcgcccgacgtggaaaaatactgtggcggcgctgcgatagaagtggattgggccgcatcaaggtcgcgcctttggaaactgccggcgatactgctcggcaggatcattcgtactacttcgcgcgctggtacttgcgttcagaccgctcaaatggtgttcgtaattgcatatgacatgtatttacgccctaagaataaatttctttcattcccttctttattattattatttttttaatgcgctccgtgatcttttccggtctcgattgggccaggttcgggcctaaggtaaaggggtggcgggccgggccgggcccgggtctcgacATAAAACTCTTGATCGGGCTCAGGCGGGTAGCCAAacctaaaaacgggcccgggccgggcccgggctggaaacatcggcccgtgcagtgctctaagctgcgctatgcaacgcgcagtgagcTATACTGCATGCATGGAGAGGATGCCGGTGCGCGGATTCTACAGAGCTTGACGAAGTACGACTGTGCAGAACTTGCCGTGAGTTCGTCTTGCGAGACCAGGAAAGATCTCGTGATGGTGGTGTTGCGCATGCGCCAACATGCTAAGTAAGCCGGTGCGCGGGGTGACGCTCGATTAGATGTAGCCATGTGACGCCCGAAGACGGTACGCACTCCAGAAGGAAGAAGCCGCGATTCGCGAAGCAAGGCTTACCGCTATGCGAGAGAGACAACCGCAGTGACGAGAAGATCCCCATGTATGTAGCCAGTGTAACTTGAGAACAAGAGTCAGCGGCGACAGGACCCCGAGTTCGGGGAGGCGAACGCTTGCACTAGGCCAGccttcactgtgtcttgagctttgcgcggcctatagtgcaagctttcgccttttttgtCGTGACGGTATGTTCCGTGACGTTCTTCTGACCACACCATTTAAGAACCAATATCTCTAACAGTATGGTCGCGTATGATAGCACGCCTGTTGTTAGTTGGCGAAGTATGCTAACGTTGCCATCACTTGAAAAATAGCCTTCAACAGTAAATAATCCACATGGCTTGTTTTGCTAATTTTGT harbors:
- the LOC125947541 gene encoding uncharacterized protein LOC125947541, producing the protein MPCKCCVPRCRGNYTGDTKVHVFKFPRDQALRDAWIRAVPRENLTVTEHSRVCELHFMDEDIIRDATHTDQATGRVMTVPLSHVRLRPDAVPSKFPNHSSYLSRKTARREDPDSKRARIENAALQKAIAESNEAFIRAREEDKVNSVSELANHLRSQGMKFWDVIERNERLLLIHIVDDEAPWLKYSVCVKGDLSVTLHVMKTAVKKLGANLCVPEIANSKRGMVELLEGIEKWDCDLMSNSVAEICEAVCLLLDQLCTSQAEDDANCIQFLKEQVTLHLSKKQRRRYSADFMMFCCIVFTISPHAYAFIRSHGSITLPHPMTIRSVCSSYGMSPQQEHQSETFLSYMTTRISDLKDDQRFVTVMVDEIHIKPYFDYKGGNITGAAINRNEAANCALVFMVRSVTCKFKEVAHIVPVHRVEAEFLQKTLKDVICGLEKIGYRVMCVVSDNNSVNRKAMSLFESPPCNRIVYQHPSDPSRPLFFVIDPVHILKCIRNNWINQKNDQICFYFPEIQGDTPESERMQTASFATIRDLHSKECDQLLKYGYGLSRKALYPSSLERQDVKLALQIFNDYLPEALRALGAKHNLFSFEATATFVEIILKWWKIVNVKTPWKGERLRDHFQQPVLSIDNDPKIDFLHMFLKWLDEWKNKGFDNGTLTKETHAALEHTTYALVELARYSFEELGMSYVLFGKIQTDCLEDRFGKYRQLAGAQYHISIRQIYEVENKLRLQSTLPTVSPDQHWECVRKQVEALLPSSNVVVTSQALTKMQDVVPVLVYVAGYAVYGTLKKLKCEQCRDSLTVDKKITVSATNEHYGLVKQLDRGGLVYPSMFALNAVAHSYVVVEQLATEPALLMMPEQRQVVTKMTLQLLASEEQSDFDTCENGHTVELVLKHILRCSTNILLKNFCRKLNDKLLDAADKSKKKGKPQLSRPNNCMHCF